In one Micromonospora polyrhachis genomic region, the following are encoded:
- the idi gene encoding isopentenyl-diphosphate Delta-isomerase, with protein sequence MTSRERHLVELVDDTGQPIGETTVAEAHQAPGRLHRAFSVLLVAPDGRVLLQQRAPVKTRFPLRWANSCCGHPTPGQSRETAANHRLGEELGIDPIPLTEIGTYVYRAEDPTTGRVEHEYDHVLRGDLSPDVALRPDPAEVADLRWVEPTELVTELATEPQRYSPWLGGVLQQLLLAEDVPGRPSGR encoded by the coding sequence TTGACGTCCCGGGAGAGACACCTTGTGGAGTTGGTCGACGACACCGGCCAGCCGATCGGCGAGACCACCGTGGCCGAGGCGCACCAGGCCCCGGGACGGCTGCATCGCGCCTTCTCCGTACTGCTGGTCGCCCCCGACGGCCGGGTGCTGCTGCAACAGCGAGCACCGGTCAAGACCCGGTTTCCGTTGCGCTGGGCCAACTCCTGCTGCGGACACCCCACCCCCGGCCAGTCCCGCGAGACAGCCGCCAACCACCGGCTCGGGGAGGAACTGGGCATCGATCCGATCCCGCTCACCGAGATCGGCACGTATGTCTACCGCGCCGAGGACCCCACCACCGGCCGGGTCGAACACGAGTACGACCACGTGCTGCGCGGCGACCTGAGCCCCGACGTCGCGCTGCGCCCGGACCCCGCCGAGGTGGCCGACCTACGGTGGGTCGAGCCGACGGAACTCGTCACCGAGCTGGCCACCGAGCCACAGCGCTACTCACCCTGGCTCGGGGGCGTACTCCAGCAGCTACTCCTCGCCGAGGACGTGCCGGGGCGGCCGAGTGGGCGATGA